The DNA window CGTCGCAGCGGTACCTTCTAGCGCTGTAGTTGCCGGAGTGTTGTGCGGCGCGTATTGTCGCCTCCCATGCTTGGATCAGCTGCGGACATGTCGAAGCATGTGGCTGCCGCTTCGGGGGGTTGATGCCCGACGCGAGCACGCTACCCCTCGCGCTCTTCGAAGCTGCACGGACCATCTCCTCCGAGCTCGTGCCGGAGCGGCTGCGCGCGCTGCTGACGCGGATCCTCGTCCAGCATGCTGGCGCGGAGCGCGGGGTGCTGCTCGCGGCGGGGGACGATCAGGGCGACCTGCTGTCCTTCGTCATCGCGGAGGGAGCTTCGGCGCGGCGCGGTGGCGCGAGCCCCAGGGGCCTCGTCGCGCTCACCGAGCGCAGGGGGCAATGGGTGGTGTTCGCAGACGCGGTGCGCGAGCAAGCCTTCGCGCTGGATCCTTATTTCTCCGAGCATCCTGCGCGATCGGTGCTGTGCATGCCGCTGGAGTACGGCGGCCAGGTGAGGGCGGTGATCTACCTGGAGCACACGCAGGCCGAGGGGGTGTTCTCGTCCGAGCGGATCGATGCGCTGTCCGTGCTCTGCGCTCAAGGGGCGCTCGCGCTGCATAACGCGGCGCGCTACGACGACCTGGGTCGCAGCGCGATGGTGCGTGCGCGCGAGCTGGAAGAGGTCCACGGGCGGCTGGTGGACATGGCCCACCGTGAGGGCATGGCCGAGGTGGCGACCGTGGTGCTGCACAATGTGGGGAATGCGCTGACGGGTGTGAACCTCGCCGCCCAGCTGCTGGCCGATCGCATCGATCTGATGCCGGTCGACCGCCTCCAGAAGAGCGTGGAGCTGATGACGGAGAACGGGCGCGACCTCGGGCGCTTCTTCCAGGACGATGAACGAGGGCGGCTGCTGCTCACGTTCCTTCCCAAGCTGGCCGATCGGCTCGGGCGCGACCGCGCGGAGCTGCTCGGGGGCGTGGAGACGCTGCTCGGCAACGTGGAGCAGATCAACGCCATCGTCGCAGCTCAGCAGACCTACGCGCACAGCCCCCGCATGGTGGAGGAGGTGGAGCTGAACGAGCTGGTGGAGGAGGCCTTGCGGATGCACGGCGCTGCGCTCCAGCGGCACGGGATCGAGGTCTCGCGCGCCATCTCGCGGGTGCCCGCGGCGCCGCTGGAGCGCCATCGCGTGCTGCAGATCCTGGTGAATCTGGTGAGCAACGCCAAGGACGCGCTGGTAAACTCGAAGGCAGAGCCGCGGCGCATCCGGGTCGCGGCCTCTCTCTGTGGTCCGGACCGGGCGCGCGTCGTCGTCGAGGACAACGGCATCGGGCTGGAGCGAGAGACGATGAGCCAGGTGTTCCAGCTCGGGTACTCGACGAAGGCGGGGAGTCGAGGCCTCGGGCTGCACTGGGCAGAGGGCGCGGCGAGTGCGATGGGAGGATCGTTGTCGGTACGGAGTGATGGTGCAGGGCAGGGGGCGACCTTCACGCTGGAGCTTCCGGTGTCGCTCGGTGGGGAGCAGGAGCACGGGACGGCGGAGCGCGTCGGATGAGCGCCCTGGAGGAACGGAACCGCCGCGTCCTGGTGATCGACGACAACGTGGAGATCCATCGCTACCTGCGGGAGATCCTCGAAGGCGGCGCCGAGGACGCCGAGTTCGACGCGATGGATGCGGCGCTCTTCGGCACGGGGGCCGGGCCGATCGCGATGCGCTTCGACGTGACGAGCGTCTACCGCGGCGAGGACGGAATCGAGGCCGCGCGGCGCGCCCGCGAAGAGGGGGCGCCCTTCTCTCTGGCCTTCGTGGACGTGCGGATGCCAGCGGGCATCGACGGTGTCGAGACGCTGGAGCGGATCTGGGGCGAGGATCCCGAGATGCAGGCCGTGATCTGCACGGCCCACGCCGAGGTTTCGTGGAACCGCATCCTGGCGCGCCTCGGCGCTCCGCAGCGCTTCCTGGTGCTGAAGAAGCCCTTCGACGCGGTCGAGGTGCGGCAGATGGCCTGCGCGCTGACGGAGAAATGGTTGCAGGAGGCGAACCTGCGTCAGGGGGAGGCGAGGACGCGGGCGATGCTGATCGCGGTCCCCGACGCGATGCTGCGCGTGTCGACCGAGGGCCGCTGCGAAGATCTGAGGGCCGTCGGGGCGCCGCAGCTCGAGCTGGACGACATGCTCCCCGGGCAGGCGGCGGTCGCCGCACGCGAGGCGGTCGCGTCGGTGCTCGCCGGGGGGCCGACGGAGGTGTTCGAGGTCGAGCGCGAGGATCTGGGGCGGCTGTACGAAGCGCGCGTGGCCCGCGCTGGAGAGGGCGACGCGCTGTTGCTGCTGCGCGATGTGACGGACCGGCGCCGCGCCGAGCTGGCGGCCGCGCAGCGGCAGCTCCACGAAGAGACGATCGCCGCCCAGGCCGAGATGATGCTGGCGCTCTCGACTCCGCTCTTGCCCATCCACGAGGACGTGGTGGTGATGCCCCTCGTCGGCGCGCTCGACTCCCGCCGCGTGGAGAAGGTGCGGGAGGTGCTGATCCAGGGGGTGGCCGATCGCGGCGTGTCCATCGCGATCCTCGACATGACGGGCGTCCCCTCTCTCGACGCGGAGCTCGTGGACGAGATCGTCGCCACTGCGCGCGCCATTCGGCTCCTGGGGGCCGAGAGCGTCTTGACCGGGCTGGGGAGCGGCGTGGCGCGCACCCTCGTCGAGCAAGGTGCAGACCTGGGAGGGATCCGCATTCACCGGGATCTGGGGGCGGGCGTTGCGTATGCGTTGCGGGCGCGGGGCGGTCGGGCCGCGCGGAGCTGAAGAAGTACGTGGCTTGCTTCTGTCAGCGTTCGAGGCGCTGGCGGATGCGAGCACGGGTGGGCTCGGAGAGGGTGCGTAGGTAGGCCTCGGAGAGCCCGCGGAGGGCTTCGTCCGGGAGCGCCAGAAGGGCTTGCTCGGGGTCGAGGCCGGCGAGGCGTTGCTCGGGGTCGAGGCCGGCGAGGCGTTGTTCGGGGTCGAGGCCGGCGAGGCGTTGTTCGGGGGTCAGGTTCCGCATGAGCTTCTCGGCAGGTACGGCTTCCAGAATTTGCTCGGGGGTCAGCGTCCCCAGCAGCTTCCGGATCACCTCCTGATAGTCCTCCATCTCGTGCAGCGACATGCCTACCTCCTCGGAGCCAACGAGCTGTGCCCAGAATTGCCGTCCCTGTCGCGTGCGCTGCGGTTGGTGCGCGAACGCTGCGCGAAGATCCGACCGATGTGGAAGGCGGCTGGTCCGGTCGATGCGGAAAAGGTGGATGTAGCTCCATAGGCGGTCAAGGTCGTCTGTTTTGTAAGGACGCCCGATGGTCTTGAATTCGATGACGGTCGCCAGTGACGGACGTGGCCAGAGCCCTCGCAATGTCTTGCCTGCCTCTCCGTGCGGCGCGACCTCCCGCCGACGTAGCAGCAGGTAGTCCATGCGCAGCGGCTCCGCGGAGAGCTGAACCTCGTCGCGGATCTCGAAGGAGGAGGGACCGAATGCGCGCAGGTGGGCGCTGAAGAGGCAATGCCACGCCGTCCGTCGTGCAGCCATGTGCGGCGATTTGTGGCGAAATGGGTGAGGTGACAAGGTGAATCGTTGCAGCAGGAGTGCATTAAATGGGCACGAATCCGATGCCTTGCAGGTAATGCGTGGTGTTCGGTCGGTAGAGGCGATGGCACCGCCATGGTTCAGCGGGACCTGGCGCGGGCACCGCGAGCTCGGCGTGCGACCTCTCTGATCGTGGCGCACGCAGTGGAGGAGGCGCTCTCCTGAATCGGTGGTAGTGAGCTGGGACGCTGGTGCGCCTGGCTGGGCGAGTCGGCCGCGCTTGGGATATGGTTCCGCCGTGATCACGATCCTTCGCGATGACGAGGCCCTGGATGAACTGCTCGGGTCCAGCCTGACGAGCGGCGCCGCGCCCGATGTGCGCTACCAGATCATGCGCCGGGCCGGCGTGGGGACCATGTTCGCCTCGTTCTACGCGCTCCGGATCGCGCCCGAGGGCGAGAGCCCCGTCGTGGTGAAGATTCTCCGCCCCTCGTTCTCCCGTCAGCTGGGCGCCACGGCGGAGGTGGTGGTCCGCAAGGAGGCCGAGTCGCTCCGGCGCCTGAACGAGCGGGTGCCGCCCACCCCGTTCGTCGTGCGGCTCATCGACACGGGCCTGGTGGAGCTGCAGCGCGGGATGCGCATGCAGACCTTGCCCTGGATCACCATCGAGTACGTCCACGGGGGGACGCAAGGGACGACGCTCCAGGAGCGCGTCGAGAGCACCATCGAGGCGACCGGGACCGCGTTCGACCCGGGGCGCGCGATGCGGGCGGTGGAATGCATGGCCGCTGGCCTCACCGCCGTCCACGAGGTGGGGGTGATCCACCGTGATCTCACCCCGGAGCGCATCCTCTGCTGCGGCGCTGGTGTGGACGAGGTTTTCAAGATCAGCGAGTTCGGCCTGGCGCGGCCGAAGGGGGTCAAGGAAACGCTGGGGATCGGGGCCATCGAGATGGAGGGGGTCCGGCCCATGGAGCTGCTCTCCGGCTCGAGCGAGCTGGGCCCCTGGACCGACCTGTTCGGCTTCGCGGGGGTCGTCTACTTCCTGCTCACGGGCGAGCCCCTCTTTCCGCAACGGCGCGCCGCCGAGGTGCTGGCCGCGGTCACCTCGCGGACGCGCCGCAGCGTGCTGGAGGGGCGCTGGCTCCATCCTGCGCTCCGCGCGCAGGAGTCGGCGTGCAAGTCCATCGACCTCGCTCTCCGCTGGGCCACGGCCCCGACGCCCGACGAGCGGCTGCAGGAGGCCGAGAGCCTGGCGGCGATGCTGGTGCCTTACCTCAAGCCCGTCGCCTCGGTCCCGCTGCTCAGCGCGGCGACCCCCAGCGTCTCGGCGCCGCCGCTGCCTTCGCAGCGCCCGCCGGCCGCGCCTCAGGCCATGGATCTCGGCTCCGCGCGCCCTGGCCCATCCTGGATGCGGCAGACCATCCAGGTGCGGCGCACCTCGACCGCGGCCCCTCCGGTGGTCGTCCCGGCGCCCGCACCGCTCCCGGCCGACACCGAGGACTTCGCGGAGCGCATGACCATCCCCTCCATGCCCCCGCTCCTGGCGCCGCTCACCCCGGCCTTCCAGGGCTTCCAGGGCATGCCGGCGGGCCCTCCCGCCGGCGCGCTCCCACCGGGGGGCACGTTCACGGGCAGCGAGGTGTGGCGCTGGAGCGTCTTGAACCAGCGCAGCATCGAGGGGGTCGTGCGCAGCGTGGGGTGGGACGGCTACGGCCGCTGCCTGGCCGCGACGAGCGAGGGCCTGCTCTTCTGGAACGGGACGAGCTGGTCGATCGCCGAGGCCGCGCAGCTCCCGGCGGCGCGAGGCATCCGCTTCGTCCAGCGGGTCGCCGCTGGACGCTGGTTGGTCGGCGGTGACGGCGCGACCCTCGCCACCTACACCACGGGCGGCGTGGCCAACGTCACGCACCGCGCCGGCGCCACCGAGCACTACCTCGCGCTCAGCGGCGATGACGAGGACATCGGCGTGCTCGCCTCCGCCGCTCCTGGGGCTCCCATCATGCTCCAGACCTTCATCGGCAAGCGCTGGATGCGGGCGTACGAGATCGCCGGCATGGCCCACCTGTCGGGCCTGGCGCGCATCGGCGACGATCAGTGGCTGGTGGTGGGCCGCGGCCAGCACGGCCTCGGGGTGGTCGCGCGTTACGTCCCGCTGGAGTGGTTCCTGGAGTACCTCCCGGTCCCCGAGGTGCGCGCCTTCCTCGCTGGCGCCGCGACGCCGGACCTGGGCCTCGGTCTGGTGACGGGCGTGGATGGAACGGCCATCTGGTACCACGAGGGGCACATCACCACGGAGACCGTGGACGCGCGCTTCGATCTCTCGGCGGTCGCCCTTTCCCCCGACGGGACCGCCTGGGCCGCGTCGGCCCGGCGCATCTGGTGTCGAACCCCGGCGCCTCCCGGGGAGGGCGTGTGGACGTGCGTCTGGAAGGACGACAGCGCCGTCGCGCCCATCGTCTCGCTGTTCGTGGACTCCGGCGTCGCCCTCGTGGTGACGGCCGACGGCGGCGTGCTGGAGGGGCGCGCCGCCTGAGCCTGGACGACATCTCATGAAGCTCACCCGGAAGCTCGTCGTGATGCTCTTCCTGGGGGTCTTCGTCGTGCTGGCCGTGCACTCCTATGTGCGCATCCGCCGTGAACTCGGCCTCTTCGAGATCGACATGCAGCGCGACGCCCACATCATCGGGCGCGTCCTCTCCGAGGCTGCGTACGAGGTCTGGCTCTCCGACGGCCGCGAGCGCGCGCTTCAGCTCATCGCCGACGCCAACGACCGCGAGGACCACGTCGCCATCCGCTACATCGCGCTCCCCCTCCAGAGCGCTGCGGAGCCGCCCCTCGTCCCCGTCGAGGCCCTCGAACCCGTGCTGCGCGGCGAGAAGGTGGTCCTCAAGGCGACCCCTCCGGACGCGCCCGAGATGCTGGTGACCTACGTTCCGCTCCTCGCGGAGGGGGAGCTGGGGGCCCTGGAGCTTGCGGAGTCCCTCGCCGGAGAGCAGCGCTACATCCAGCGCACCATCCGCAACACGGCGCTCGCCACCGCCGCGGTCGCCCTCTTCTGTGGCCTCCTGGCCACCGTGGTCGGCGTCTGGCTGGTCGGGCGGCCGATGCAGCACCTCATCCGTCAGGCGCGCCGCGTCGGCGGCGGCGACCTGCGCGTCGACCCTCCGGTCGCCCAGGACGACGAGATCGGTGAGCTGTCCCGGGAAATGAACGCCATGTGCGTGCGCCTCGCCGCCGCCCAGGAGCGCATCCTCGCCGAGACCACCGCCCGCCTCACCGCCATCGACCAGCTCCGCCACGCCGATCGCCTCGTCACCGTCGGCAAGCTCGCCTCCGGCGTCGCCCACGAGCTGGGGGCGCCTCTCCAGGTCGTCACCGGGCGCGCCAGGATGATCTGCGACGACGACATGCCGCACGCCGAGGCCGAGGCCAACGCCTTGATCATCGTCGAGCAAGGCAACCGCATGGCCGAGATCATCCGGCAGCTCCTCGACTTCGCACGCCGCCGTGGTGCCGACAAAGCGCCCGTCGGCGTGCGGCGGCTGCTCGGCAGGACCTGCGATATGCTCGGTCCCCTGGCGGAGAAGCAGGGCGTGGACATCGACCTCGAAGCAGCCGAAGGCGAAGGCGACATCGTCCTCGATGTCGACGAAGCGCAGCTCGGGCAGGCGCTCACCAACCTGGTGATGAACGCCATCCAGGCCCTCCCCGAGGGCGGGCACATCCGCACGGGGGTCCGACGCGAGTGCGCGCGCCCCCCGGCGGACGTGGGCGGCGACGAGGCGGAGCACGTGTGCATCTACGTCGAGGATGAAGGAGAGGGGATGACGGCCGAGACCCTGGAGCACATCTTCGAGCCCTTCTTCACCACCAAGCAGGTGGGGGAGGGGACGGGCCTCGGCCTCTCCGTCGCCTGGGGCATCGTGCGTGAACACGACGGCTGGATCGACGTCCAGAGCACCGAGGGGCAAGGCAGCAAGTTCTCCATCTACCTCCCGGCGGTCGGGTGAGCATGTCGGGCCGGGTCCTCATCGTCGACGACGAGCGGAGCGTGGGGGAGCTGCTCGAATCTGGTCTGAAGAAGCGCGGCTTCCAGGTGAAGAGCTGCACCTCCGGCGACGCGGCCCTGGCGTTGCTCGCCGAGGAAGAGTTCGATGCGGTGGTCACCGACCTCCGCATGAAGGGCATGGACGGCCTCTCCCTCTGCGAGCGCATCGTCGCCAACCGCCCCGACGTCCCCGTCCTGGTGATCACCGCCTTCGGAAGCCTGGAGTCGGCCATCGCCGCCATCCGGGCCGGCGCCTACGACTTCCTGACCAAGCCCTTCGAGCTGGAGGTCCTCCGGCTCGCCCTCGTCCGCGCCATCCGCCACCGCGCCCTCCGCGAGGAGGTGAAGCGTCTCCGCCAGGCCGCGGCAGCCTCGCAAGGCTACGGCGAAATGCTCGGGGCGAGCGCGCCCATGCGCAAGGTCTACGACCTCATCGACCGCGTGGCCGAGGTCGACACCTCGGTGCTCGTCACCGGCGAGAGCGGTACCGGCAAGGAGCTGGTCGCGCGCGCCCTCCACCGTCGCAGTCCGCGACGCGACGGTCCCTTCATCGCCGTCAACTGCGCCGCCGTCCCCGAGCCCCTGCTGGAGAGCGAGCTGTTCGGCCACGCCAAAGGCGCCTTCACCGACGCCAAGGGCGCCCGCCAGGGCCTCTTCTTCCAGGCCAGCGGCGGCACCCTCTTCCTCGACGAGATCGGCGACATGCCCCTGGGCCTCCAGCCCAAGCTCCTCCGCGCCCTCCAGGAGCGCCGCGCGAGGCCGCTCGGCGCCACCGAGGAGCGCCCCTTCGACATCCGCGTCGTCGCCGCGACGAACAGCGACATCGAGGCCGCCGTCGAGGAGCGCCGGTTCCGCGAGGACCTCTACTACCGCATCAACGTCGTCCACGTGGAGCTGCCGCCCCTGCGCTCCCGGGGCAGCGACGTGCTCCTCATGGCACAGCACTTCGTCGAGCGCTTCGCCGCCTCCACCGGCCACCGGGTCACCGGGCTGTCCGCGCCGGCCGCCGAGAAGCTCCTCTCCTACAGCTGGCCGGGCAACGTGCGCGAGCTGTCGAACTGCATCGAGCGCGCCGTGGCGCTCGCGCGCTACGAGCAGATCGCCGTCGAGGACCTTCCCCAGAAGATCCAGCGCTACCAGATCCGCGACCTCGTTCCCGTCACCGAGGACCCGGCGGAGCTCTTGCCGATGGACGAGGTCGAGCGTCGGTACATCGCGCGCGTTCTGGAGGCCGTGCAGGGAAACAAGACGATCGCGGCCAAGGTCCTCGGCTTCGACCGCGCCACGCTCTACCGAAAGCTCGCGCGTTACGGCGACCCGACCGCCGGCTGAGCCGCACCGCGCTCGTTGCACAATGCGACGGCCGTCGCGAATCACGGCGACCCGAGCGGACGTCGACCGTCACGCGGTACGACGTTGCGGCTTGAACCTGCGCGCGCTCCCTGATTTCGAACGCGGCACGCTCCGTGCTCTTCGTCTCGGCCATGAGCGCGAGCACCCCGCACGACCTGGAACCCGCCGCGTGCGTCCAGGATCCGGCGCCGGGACAGCGCCAGCGGAACCGAAACCAGAGCCAGCGCGCCCATGTGCTCCTGGCCGAGGAAGACAGCGAAGTACTCCGGCTGCTCTCCTATGCCCTCCGGCGTGACGGTCACGCCGTCACCGAGGTCCGCAGCGGCGAAGCGCTGCTCCGGCACCTCGCGTCCACGGTCGCCGACAGCCTCATGTTCGAGCCGCCGGACGTGATCGTCTCCGGCGTGCAGCTCCCCGGCTTCAGCGAGAGCGACGTGCTCGAGGGCCTCCTGAGCGTCGGCGGCTCGCTGCCCATCATCTACATCACCGCGTTCAACGACCGCGAACTCCAGGCCAAGGCCCGCGAGCTCGGCGCCATCGCGGTGTTCCGCAAGCCTTTCGATCTCGACGACCTGCGCACGGTGGTTCTCAACCTGGCGCGCCTTCAACGTGATTTTTGACTGACGAGGATGAGGAGATTTCGATGAACAAGGTGTTCCCGCTTCTGACCGCGTTCCTGATGGCTGCTGGCATGATGGGCTGCGCTTCCGAGCCGACGCCCAAGCCGAACACGGCCAACGACAGCGCCCTGCAGGGTCCCAATGGCGCGGGCAACGGCGCTCAGAACAAGGGTGAGGGCTCCGTGCAGGTCGACGACCGCATCGCCAAGGCCTGCTCGCTGCCCACCGCCTACTTCGCGTTCGACTCGTCGCGGCTCGACAAGGGCTCGCAGCCGACCCTCGACGCCATCGCCACCTGCTTCTCCTCCGGCCCGCTCAAGGGCCGCGGCATGATGATCGTCGGTCACGCGGACCCGCGCGGGGAGCTCGAGTACAACTTCGCGCTCGGCCACAAGCGCGCCAGCTCCGTCGCCCAGTACATCCAGCGGCGTGGCGTCAGCGCTGGCAAGATCGGCACCTCCTCCAAGGGAGAGCTCGACGCGACCGGCGACGACGAGTCCGGCTGGGCCAAGGATCGCCGCGTCCAGGTCCTCCTCGTCGACTGAGCGCGCCGCCTCCGTTCCAGGCCATCGCTCCGTAGCGACACGGGCCTCCTGCCGCCGGCATGCCCTCAGCGATACGGGCCACCTGTCGCCGGCATGCCCTCAGCGACACGGGCCTCCTGTCGCCGGCATGCCCTCAGCGACACGGACCTCCTGGATCTGCCATCACCGGCATGTCCCAACCGTGCTTGGCCTCGATCCCGCCACGACCTTCTTGCTTGGCCTCGAACGCTGAGCCATGACTCCACCCGGGGGCTCGTTGCACCCTGGGGGAGGGGATCGATGGCCCGGAGCTCGGCGACATGCCGGCGCTGATGGCGCCCGACGCGCGGGAGCGCGCCGCGGAAGCGATTTGTGAAGCGACCATCTCGCTTCCCACACGGCGGACCTGCCCGCTGTCCCCACCACCGGAATTTCAGGTGCTGCGCGCAGAGCACCCCGTGGCGC is part of the Chondromyces crocatus genome and encodes:
- a CDS encoding ATP-binding protein; protein product: MPDASTLPLALFEAARTISSELVPERLRALLTRILVQHAGAERGVLLAAGDDQGDLLSFVIAEGASARRGGASPRGLVALTERRGQWVVFADAVREQAFALDPYFSEHPARSVLCMPLEYGGQVRAVIYLEHTQAEGVFSSERIDALSVLCAQGALALHNAARYDDLGRSAMVRARELEEVHGRLVDMAHREGMAEVATVVLHNVGNALTGVNLAAQLLADRIDLMPVDRLQKSVELMTENGRDLGRFFQDDERGRLLLTFLPKLADRLGRDRAELLGGVETLLGNVEQINAIVAAQQTYAHSPRMVEEVELNELVEEALRMHGAALQRHGIEVSRAISRVPAAPLERHRVLQILVNLVSNAKDALVNSKAEPRRIRVAASLCGPDRARVVVEDNGIGLERETMSQVFQLGYSTKAGSRGLGLHWAEGAASAMGGSLSVRSDGAGQGATFTLELPVSLGGEQEHGTAERVG
- a CDS encoding STAS domain-containing protein, with protein sequence MRFDVTSVYRGEDGIEAARRAREEGAPFSLAFVDVRMPAGIDGVETLERIWGEDPEMQAVICTAHAEVSWNRILARLGAPQRFLVLKKPFDAVEVRQMACALTEKWLQEANLRQGEARTRAMLIAVPDAMLRVSTEGRCEDLRAVGAPQLELDDMLPGQAAVAAREAVASVLAGGPTEVFEVEREDLGRLYEARVARAGEGDALLLLRDVTDRRRAELAAAQRQLHEETIAAQAEMMLALSTPLLPIHEDVVVMPLVGALDSRRVEKVREVLIQGVADRGVSIAILDMTGVPSLDAELVDEIVATARAIRLLGAESVLTGLGSGVARTLVEQGADLGGIRIHRDLGAGVAYALRARGGRAARS
- a CDS encoding sensor histidine kinase; this encodes MKLTRKLVVMLFLGVFVVLAVHSYVRIRRELGLFEIDMQRDAHIIGRVLSEAAYEVWLSDGRERALQLIADANDREDHVAIRYIALPLQSAAEPPLVPVEALEPVLRGEKVVLKATPPDAPEMLVTYVPLLAEGELGALELAESLAGEQRYIQRTIRNTALATAAVALFCGLLATVVGVWLVGRPMQHLIRQARRVGGGDLRVDPPVAQDDEIGELSREMNAMCVRLAAAQERILAETTARLTAIDQLRHADRLVTVGKLASGVAHELGAPLQVVTGRARMICDDDMPHAEAEANALIIVEQGNRMAEIIRQLLDFARRRGADKAPVGVRRLLGRTCDMLGPLAEKQGVDIDLEAAEGEGDIVLDVDEAQLGQALTNLVMNAIQALPEGGHIRTGVRRECARPPADVGGDEAEHVCIYVEDEGEGMTAETLEHIFEPFFTTKQVGEGTGLGLSVAWGIVREHDGWIDVQSTEGQGSKFSIYLPAVG
- a CDS encoding OmpA family protein: MNKVFPLLTAFLMAAGMMGCASEPTPKPNTANDSALQGPNGAGNGAQNKGEGSVQVDDRIAKACSLPTAYFAFDSSRLDKGSQPTLDAIATCFSSGPLKGRGMMIVGHADPRGELEYNFALGHKRASSVAQYIQRRGVSAGKIGTSSKGELDATGDDESGWAKDRRVQVLLVD
- a CDS encoding response regulator, producing MLFVSAMSASTPHDLEPAACVQDPAPGQRQRNRNQSQRAHVLLAEEDSEVLRLLSYALRRDGHAVTEVRSGEALLRHLASTVADSLMFEPPDVIVSGVQLPGFSESDVLEGLLSVGGSLPIIYITAFNDRELQAKARELGAIAVFRKPFDLDDLRTVVLNLARLQRDF
- a CDS encoding serine/threonine protein kinase, producing the protein MITILRDDEALDELLGSSLTSGAAPDVRYQIMRRAGVGTMFASFYALRIAPEGESPVVVKILRPSFSRQLGATAEVVVRKEAESLRRLNERVPPTPFVVRLIDTGLVELQRGMRMQTLPWITIEYVHGGTQGTTLQERVESTIEATGTAFDPGRAMRAVECMAAGLTAVHEVGVIHRDLTPERILCCGAGVDEVFKISEFGLARPKGVKETLGIGAIEMEGVRPMELLSGSSELGPWTDLFGFAGVVYFLLTGEPLFPQRRAAEVLAAVTSRTRRSVLEGRWLHPALRAQESACKSIDLALRWATAPTPDERLQEAESLAAMLVPYLKPVASVPLLSAATPSVSAPPLPSQRPPAAPQAMDLGSARPGPSWMRQTIQVRRTSTAAPPVVVPAPAPLPADTEDFAERMTIPSMPPLLAPLTPAFQGFQGMPAGPPAGALPPGGTFTGSEVWRWSVLNQRSIEGVVRSVGWDGYGRCLAATSEGLLFWNGTSWSIAEAAQLPAARGIRFVQRVAAGRWLVGGDGATLATYTTGGVANVTHRAGATEHYLALSGDDEDIGVLASAAPGAPIMLQTFIGKRWMRAYEIAGMAHLSGLARIGDDQWLVVGRGQHGLGVVARYVPLEWFLEYLPVPEVRAFLAGAATPDLGLGLVTGVDGTAIWYHEGHITTETVDARFDLSAVALSPDGTAWAASARRIWCRTPAPPGEGVWTCVWKDDSAVAPIVSLFVDSGVALVVTADGGVLEGRAA
- a CDS encoding sigma-54-dependent transcriptional regulator — encoded protein: MSGRVLIVDDERSVGELLESGLKKRGFQVKSCTSGDAALALLAEEEFDAVVTDLRMKGMDGLSLCERIVANRPDVPVLVITAFGSLESAIAAIRAGAYDFLTKPFELEVLRLALVRAIRHRALREEVKRLRQAAAASQGYGEMLGASAPMRKVYDLIDRVAEVDTSVLVTGESGTGKELVARALHRRSPRRDGPFIAVNCAAVPEPLLESELFGHAKGAFTDAKGARQGLFFQASGGTLFLDEIGDMPLGLQPKLLRALQERRARPLGATEERPFDIRVVAATNSDIEAAVEERRFREDLYYRINVVHVELPPLRSRGSDVLLMAQHFVERFAASTGHRVTGLSAPAAEKLLSYSWPGNVRELSNCIERAVALARYEQIAVEDLPQKIQRYQIRDLVPVTEDPAELLPMDEVERRYIARVLEAVQGNKTIAAKVLGFDRATLYRKLARYGDPTAG